The genome window AGTTTACCAACCTTGTTATAAATTAGTGGGGTAGCGTTTACTCGACAATAGTAAGGGATGTCACATAGACGACTTCACAGGCGTGAGCACCGATATCATCTCTGGTCATGGAGCTTTTCCATGACCAGCCATCGGTGGCTCTAGCCTGAATTAACTGGCCTTCCAATGCAATTATCTGTCCTGTTTTTACTTTCTTTAAGACCGTGGCAACCTGACTATCAGCAGGGATCATATGCATATTGGCACTTTGGGTTTCAATATCACGTCGTGGTATCGGGAACTGCTCCACTTGCCAGTAATACCATCGCCTGGTCTGAGTGATTTCAATCTTCGCCAAAACGCTCTCATCTGACATTTTCTGCCAGCCTAATGCTAAGTCGGTCGGGGATAAGTCACTTTCTCTGTCTAAACGATAATCTTCACGCCCCAACACTTTCGCTTGTAGTGAAAAGTGTGCCAGGGGTGTGATTTGATACCCTTCAAAGTTAAACGGTATCACTTGACTGAGCGGTGATTGCACTGGCGCCTGAGCCACTTTAACACCCGGCCCTAAACTGACTTCTTCTTTATGCTGACATTGTTTTACAGTAACAACGACAAGCACAATCAACAAAAGCCATTTCACTAGCGTCATTGGGGAGTAGTGAGATTAAAGCGTTTGCCAGCAAGCATAATCAGCAATAAGACCGGTAGCCCCATCAGGGCCGTCATCAAGAAAAAGTTTTCAAAACCGATGGATTCCACCATAGAGCCTGAATAACCGCCCAACACTTTGGGTATTAAGGTCATCAATGAGCTAAAAATCGCATACTGTACAGCGGTAAAAGAGATATTGGTCAAACTGGATAAAAAAGCAATAAAGGCGGCATTCGCCAGGCCACCCGATAAATTATCAGCGGTAATCACCACATAGAGCATGGTGATATCGTGACCGCTTTGCACCAGCAGCATAAATAGCAGATTGGTAATAGCAGATAACACCGCGCCCAGCATCAATATCGGCATCACGCCATAACGCAAAACCAATATACCACCGTAGAAAGCACCGAAGATGGTCATAAACACGCCAAAGGTTTTCACGACAGTGGCGATTTCAGTTTTGGTAAACCCCAGGCTTTGATAAAGTGGATTTGCCACCACCCCAAGCACAATATCTGAAATCCGATACAAGCCCACTAGAGCCAATAATAACCAAGCTAAAGACCAGCCATAACGGGTAAAGAAGTCCTGAATAGGTGCAACATAACTGTGAGTCACACTTTGTTTATCGATAAACTTTATTTGTGTCATCAGCATCGCCACCAAGGCTGCAGCAAAACCGGCAAATACCAGCCGGATCAATTCGATAATCACTGACACCAACTGAGGGTTACTGAGCAACATACCCAGCTTTTGTTTCGCCTGCTCCGTTAAGTCTGCTGTCAGTGAAAAGCTACAGATAAAGGCGCTCACCGCCAGCAAAAAGGTTATAAAAAATCGCACATGATGACGACGGTTGATTAAAGCTGATTCCTGTTGTTGCTTGGGCTCATCAATGATCAAGGTGGTCACAATGCCAAACAAAAATAAACTGGCCATGCTCCAGTAGGTTATTTGCCAGGCTCCATAATTATAATGGTCCATGCTGGTGCCAAAATAACTGGCCAGGAATAAGGCGCCACCACCCGCCACTAACATGCCAATTCGATAACCAGCAATGTAACTGGCCGACATCATCGCTTGCAGTTCAGCATTGGCAGATTCAATACGGTAGGCATCAGTCACAATATCCTGGGTAGCCGAGGAAAAGCCCAGACACACGGCTGCTACGCCCATCCAAACCAAAGAATCTTGGGCTGGATCCACCATTGCCATAAAAATAATGGAGCCCATCACCATGCATTGGGATAATAATAGCCAGGCACGACGACGGCCGAGCAGACGGGTTAATATCGGTAAGGGCATCACATCCACCAGCGGTGCCCAGACGAATTTGAATGAGTAACCCAGGGCTGCCCAACTGAAATAAGTGATTTCACTTTTTGCGATACCGACTTCGCCAAGCCATAGGCTTAATGTGGAAAAAATCAGTAATAACGGCAGACCTGCCATGATGCCAAACACAAGCATTGTGAGCACCCGTGGGTGCATAAATGCTTGTAAACTCTCATGCCATGAACGTAGTCGTGCTATCAAAATCGGTCTCAGATCGCGTTGAATCAGCTAAAGTAACATTGAAGTATATCTGGTTCCACTTTTGTTGCTTGAGATGCAGATAGCCAGAAAACATTGCTGATCATCATGCAGTCAACGATAATGAGAAAATAATGAGAACACACTTCTGATATTCTTGATACCTCATGGCTAAGCAACGCAAAATAATTCACGTTGATATGGATGCTTTTTTTGCTTCGGTAGAACAGCGTGATTACCCGGAATACAAAGGCAAACCATTGATTGTCGGTGGCCAGCCTAACAGCCGTGGCGTGGTCGCAGCCTGTAGTTATGAAGCCAGAAAATATGGCATTCACTCGGCTATGCCCTGTTCGCGCGCCTATCGCTTATGCCCCCATGCGCTGTTTGTGCCGCCGCGCTTTGATGCCTATCGTGAAGTTTCCAACCAAATCCGTGATATTTTCTGGCGCTATGCCAGTGAAGTTGAGCCTTTATCTCTCGATGAAGCCTATTTGGATGTCACCTACACCGAGGCCTTTAATGGCTCAGCGACATTGATTGCCCAGGCCATTAAACGTGAGATTTTGCAGGAAACTAGACTCACAGCCTCTGCTGGTGTTTCCTACAATAAATTCCTCGCAAAAATTGCCTCAGATATGGATAAACCCAACGGGCTCTATGTCATCAGACCTGAGCAAGGCGAAGTCTTTGTCGCCGATCTTCCTGTCGGTAAATTTCATGGCGTTGGCCCTGCCACAGAAACCAAAATGCATAATCTCGGCATTCATACCGGCAAGGACCTGCGTGAGAAATCATTAAGCGAACTGACTGAGCGTTTCGGCAAGGCGGGTCAGTATTACTACAACATCGCCCGAGCTATCGACGACCGCCCGGTTCGTAGCCAACGTATCCGTAAATCACTCGGTAAAGAAACTACCTTTGCAGAAGATATTCACTCGATTCCTGAGTTAACCGCCAAACTGCTCGATTTGGCTGAACGCGTGTTTGAGAGTTTGGATAAACAACACCTGAAAGCACGTACCGTCACCGTTAAAGTGAAATATGCTGACTTTCAACAAGTCACCCGGGCACACAGCGCCGAGCACATCATTAAACTGACTGACTTAAAAAAGATTATTCCGTTGTTGCTGGAGAAAACAGAGGCGGGTCATAAACCAGTAAGACTGGTCGGATTAAGTATGAGTGGGTTTGATTTGCCTTCTACAGAAACTGTTCAACCACAGCTGGACTTTGAACTGCATGATCAGTTTTAAAAACCACGCATCCTAGAGTTGGATTGAAGGGGGAACCCCAATGTGAGCTTAATAACGACATTGAGCTCCTCCCTCCTTTTTTATGCCAAGCAGTATTTCCTAAAAAGCCGATTTAATACGATTTTTCAGGATTTTATAACGGCTAAACGCACATTTCACAAAGTTGCCATCTCTATGTTTAAAACGTTTCTTTAGTGCTTTTTTCACTTCCCATGTGCCTTTATAACCATTGGGGAAAACCACTAAATCCCCGGCTTTAAATGTGGTTGCAGGCCCACCATCATTGGGCGTCATTACACACTCACCTTCCACAATGTATGCCACTTCAGTGGTGACAAATGACCAAGGGAATACAGAGACTTCTTTTTCCCAAGTGGGCCAATGCTCGACGCCCATCTGTTTTAATTGTGCTTCGCTGGGATTGCTGTCCACGGTAATGTTGTTCATTTAGATTCCTAGATATAAATTTGCTTAAAACCTGCCATGTTTGGCATGAGCTGAAAGTTGAAGATGCTATATTCTGCCTGTATTTCTGTAATAAACCGAATTTGCTGTTCATATTCGATATCAGAGTGAAGCCATATTTGCCATAATGCCCCTTTGCTTTAATCACTGATTTATCTATGTATACTGAAGGACAACCCGCACTGGACGTGCTACAGAACATCTTTGGCTACGATTCCTTTCGACATAATCAACAGGATATCGTTGATCACCTTATCCATGGTGGTGATGCTCTGGTATTAATGCCAACCGGCGGTGGTAAATCGCTTTGTTATCAGATTCCGGCACTTATCAGAAAAGGCACTGGCATTGTGGTGTCACCGTTAATTGCCCTGATGCAGGATCAGGTGGTGGCGTTAAACGAATTAGGTGTAAAAGCCGCTTTTCTGAACTCCAGTCTTTCAGCAAATGAAGCCCGTACAGTCGAGCAAGAACTTGAAGCTGGACTGATTGATGTGCTGTATATCGCCCCAGAGCGTTTATTAAACGAACGCACACTATCTTTGTTGAGTCGTGTCAGTATTGCTTTGTTTGCGATAGACGAAGCGCATTGTGTGTCGCAATGGGGACATGACTTTCGCCCTGAATACCAACAGCTTCGTTTGCTTCATGAGCTATTTCCTAATGTGCCGCGTGTCGCCCTCACAGCTACAGCCGATAAACGTACGCGTCAGGAAATCATTGAACAGCTCAATCTGCAGCAAGCCAATGTTTATCTGAATAGTTTTGACAGGCCCAATATTTTTTATGCGATTACTGAAGCGACTCAAGCCAAACAACAGCTTTGGCAGTTTATCGAGGAACATCACGCCAACGATGCCGGTATTGTTTATTGCCTGTCTCGCAAAAAAGTAGAAGCCATTGCCGAGTGGCTTCAGGAACAAGGTCGGGTTGCCCTGCCTTATCATGCCGGCCTATCTAATGACCTCAGGGCTAAACATCAACAGCGCTTTTTACGCGAAGAAGGTGTGATCATTGTCGCCACCATCGCCTTTGGTATGGGTATTGATAAACCCGATGTGCGATTTGTCGCTCACCTGAATTTGCCGAAAAATATTGAAGCTTATTATCAGGAAACCGGCCGCGCGGGTCGCGATGGTTTACCGGCCAATGCCTGGATGGCCTATGGCCTGCAGGATGTCATTACCCTGCGGCAGTTTATGCAAGACTCTAATGCGCCCGATATGATCAAGCGGGTTGAACAGCATAAATTAGATGCCATGCTCGGTTTATGTGAACTCATCACTTGCCGTCGTCAGGCCATACTGGCCTATTTTGATGAAGAAGCCCCTGAAAAATGCGGCCAATGCGATAACTGCCAAACGCCGCCAGAAAGCTTTGATGCGACAGAAATAGCACAGAAAGCCCTATCCTGCGTTTACCGCACTGAGCAGCGTTTTGGGGTGAATTATTTAATCGATGTGTTACTGGGTAGTGACGATGATCGTATCAAACATAATCAGCATGATAAGTTGAGCACTTATGGCATCGGCACTGAACTGAATGCGACGCAATGGCGAGGCATTTTCCGGCAGTTAATTGCCACAGGTTATCTCGATATTGATATTCAACGTTATGGCGCATTACGACTGACAGAAAAATGTCGGCCCGTATTACGCGGCGAGCAAACATTAAAATTAAGAAAACAGTCTCCAAAAAAATCTACGGCTAAAGCCAGTAAAAGACAAACCGCTGTTCGCCCACAAGACGAGCGTCTATGGGAAGCCTTGCGTCAATTACGTTCTGATATAGCCAAACAGCATGGTGTGCCACCTTATGTTATTTTTCATGATGCGACATTATTGGAAATGTGTCGTTACCGGCCTGCAGATATGGCGGCAATGCAACGGATTTCCGGAGTGGGCGAGCAGAAACTCAATCATTATGGTCATGCGTTTTTAGAGCTGATTCAACAGCATCCCTTATCAGAATTACTTAATAACGGCTTGAGTGACACCATTAATGACACGCTGTTATTACTTGAAAAGGGACATGGCATAGATAACATTGCTAAACAGCGCAATTTGAAACTCAGCACGGTATACAGCCATCTAGCTGAAGGCATCAACGCCGGCTTGCTGGATGTGAAAGACGTATTAGATCTGGAAGATGCCGAGCTCAACACAATTGTGCTCACCATTGAATCTTTAGGCGATGAGTCGCAGAGCCTCAAAGCGATTTATCAGGCGCTGGATGAAGCTTATGATTATGGTGTAATTCGTTGCGTGCTTGCCTCAATGTATTAGAGCACACATAGACTAAGTTCAGGCTTTATCAGACTGCACTTGTTGTAACTGCTTCAATATTGCCTCAGATTCCTGTGTCAGCGAGGCAAACAGTCGTATATCACCGTTACGCTGAGCAGTTAATGCCTGTTCACGCTTTTGCGCTAGTTGCTTTTTTAACTTTTTCTCTGGATCGGACTTAAATAATGACCACATACATAACTCTCTGATGAATAAATAAGTCAGAGAGGTATGTCGCGATAAAGTTCGTTTTTATTTTGCCAGCTCGTAGTCGTAATCAATAATAAGTGGTGCATGATCTGAAAATGACTCGTCTCGATAGATTTCAGTTGCTTTAACTTTGCCTTTCATACTTGGCGTTAAGATATGGTAATCAATGCGCCATCCGACGTTGTTCGCTCTGGCCTGACCACGGTTTGACCACCAAGTATATTGGTGTTCTTCCTGAGGTAACTCACGGAAGGCATCAATAAAGCCCATGTCATCAAACAACTTGTCTAGCCAGGCTCGTTCTTCAGGCAGGAAGCCTGAATTTTTCAAATTGCCTTTCCAGTTACGAATATCTTCATTTTTATGTGCAATATTCCAATCGCCGCAGATTAAGACATCGCGACCGGAATCTTTCATTTCCTGCATTTTTATTTCGAAAAAATCCATGCAGCGATACTTAACCAATTGACGCTCTTCTTTTGATGATCCTGAGGGCATATACAGTGAAATGACGCTCAAATTACCAAAACGCGCTTCGATATAACGACCTTCTGCATCAAACTCCTCATTGCCCATACCAACAATGACTTCATCGGGCTCTGCTTTGCAATACAATGCCACACCGCTGTAGCCCTTTTTTCAGCATCATGGTAATAACAGTGATATCCTTGCGGCCTGAAAATATCATCTTCGAGTTGATGAACTTGGGCTTTGGTTTCCTGAATACAGACAACATCTGCGTTTTGTTTAGGCAACCAGTCAAAAAAACCTTTACGGGCGGCGGCTCGAATACCGTTCACATTGGCTGTGATTATGCGCATGGGTCATCCTATTGAAAAATAATCACATAATACCATTTACAAATCAGATTAAAATCGGGATAATGTCGGGCTCATCTGTAAATACAGATAGCTAGGTTTAGCTACAGATAAATGAATTTTTAGGAGAAGCACTTTGGCAAATTCGGCACAAGCAAGAAAACGCGCGCGTCAAGCAGAAGTACACCGTCAGCGTAACGCCAGCCAACGTTCAGCGATGCGTACAACGATTAAAGCACTGAGAAAAGCAATCGCAGCTGGTGATAAAGAACAAGCTGTTGCTGCTTTCAAAGTTGCAGCGCCTGCATTAGATCGTATGGCGGGTAAAGGCATTATTCACAAGAATACTGCTGCTCGTGGTAAAAGCCGCTTGAACAACGCTGTTCGCGCAATGTAATTTAAAGTTTCGACTTTATAAAAAAACCGACTTTACGTCGGTTTTTTTATGTCTGCAATTTTGTTTTTTTATTGATTAGCTGGTTAATACCAGATTATCACGGTGAATTAATTCTGGTTCGCCAACATAGCCCAGAATAGATTCAATTTCAGTGCTGGGTTTGCCTTTAATCAGACGCGCTTCGTCAGCATTATAATTGGCTAAGCCTCTGGCGATTTCTTTACCATTCACATCACGACAAATCACCAGTTCACCGCGGGTAAACTGGCCTTCCACATGGGTTACGCCAACCGGTAACAAGCTTCTTCCCTGCTCTCTTAACACAGCCACAGCACCATCATCGAGTACCAATTGCCCTTTAGCAATTAAGTGTCCCACCAACCACTGTTGGCGCGCTGTAATCGGTTTATTGTCAGGCCACAGTAATGTGCCTACGCCGTTTCCCGCGGCCAGATGGCGAAGATTGTCAGGATGTTTACCGGATAAGATAACGGTGTAAGCACCTGAACGTGCTGCACGACGTGCAGCTAATAGTTTAGTGGTCATACCACCGCGACCAAGCTCACCTTTGCTATCACCGGCCATTTGATCAAGTGCCGCATTGCTGGCAGCTGATGCGGCAATCATGCGAGCATTCGGATTTGTGCGGGGGTCAGAATCAAACAAGCCATCTTGATCTGTCAAAATAACTAATACATCGGCTTCAACAAGATTGGCCGTCATAGCAGCTAAGGTATCGTTATCTCCGAAGCGGATTTCTTCTGTGGCAATGGTATCGTTCTCATTCACCACGGGCAGAATATCGAGTTCGAGCAGCGTTTGCAGTGCACTTCGTGCATTAAGATGGCGACCACGATCTGATAAGTCAGAGTGAGTCAGTAAGATTTGGGCCGTATGGATACCGTGCTTGCCACATTCTGTGGCATAGGCGTTGACCAACTCCATCTGACCAACACTGGCAGCCGCTTGCAGACGATGAATTTCATGTGGACGTCTTTTCCAGCCCAACTTCTGCATGCCTGCAGCCACAGAGCCAGATGTGACTAGCACGACTTCTTTACCTTGGCGACGCAATTCGGCTATTTCCGCGCTTAACCAACGGATACGATCCGTATCCAAACCTTCACCAATACGGGTCAATAAAGCACTGCCAATTTTGATAACCCAGCGCTTAGTGTTCAATAATTGCTGATGCGGCTCTGTCACTGAAGTTTATTCCTGAACATCATCCTGTGAACTATCTGCACTTTTGTCTTTTTCACTGGCACGAGACTCTTCCAGATAATTCATGACATCGTTGACGAGGGCATCACACCCTTCACCACTCTGACCACTAATGTAGAACACTTTACCTTTCCATTGCAGTCGGTCCAGCACTTCTTGACATAAATCTTCGCGAATATCTTCTGGGACTAGGTCCATTT of Methylophaga marina contains these proteins:
- a CDS encoding AmpG family muropeptide MFS transporter; translation: MHPRVLTMLVFGIMAGLPLLLIFSTLSLWLGEVGIAKSEITYFSWAALGYSFKFVWAPLVDVMPLPILTRLLGRRRAWLLLSQCMVMGSIIFMAMVDPAQDSLVWMGVAAVCLGFSSATQDIVTDAYRIESANAELQAMMSASYIAGYRIGMLVAGGGALFLASYFGTSMDHYNYGAWQITYWSMASLFLFGIVTTLIIDEPKQQQESALINRRHHVRFFITFLLAVSAFICSFSLTADLTEQAKQKLGMLLSNPQLVSVIIELIRLVFAGFAAALVAMLMTQIKFIDKQSVTHSYVAPIQDFFTRYGWSLAWLLLALVGLYRISDIVLGVVANPLYQSLGFTKTEIATVVKTFGVFMTIFGAFYGGILVLRYGVMPILMLGAVLSAITNLLFMLLVQSGHDITMLYVVITADNLSGGLANAAFIAFLSSLTNISFTAVQYAIFSSLMTLIPKVLGGYSGSMVESIGFENFFLMTALMGLPVLLLIMLAGKRFNLTTPQ
- the dinB gene encoding DNA polymerase IV, encoding MAKQRKIIHVDMDAFFASVEQRDYPEYKGKPLIVGGQPNSRGVVAACSYEARKYGIHSAMPCSRAYRLCPHALFVPPRFDAYREVSNQIRDIFWRYASEVEPLSLDEAYLDVTYTEAFNGSATLIAQAIKREILQETRLTASAGVSYNKFLAKIASDMDKPNGLYVIRPEQGEVFVADLPVGKFHGVGPATETKMHNLGIHTGKDLREKSLSELTERFGKAGQYYYNIARAIDDRPVRSQRIRKSLGKETTFAEDIHSIPELTAKLLDLAERVFESLDKQHLKARTVTVKVKYADFQQVTRAHSAEHIIKLTDLKKIIPLLLEKTEAGHKPVRLVGLSMSGFDLPSTETVQPQLDFELHDQF
- a CDS encoding cupin domain-containing protein, producing the protein MNNITVDSNPSEAQLKQMGVEHWPTWEKEVSVFPWSFVTTEVAYIVEGECVMTPNDGGPATTFKAGDLVVFPNGYKGTWEVKKALKKRFKHRDGNFVKCAFSRYKILKNRIKSAF
- the recQ gene encoding DNA helicase RecQ, translated to MYTEGQPALDVLQNIFGYDSFRHNQQDIVDHLIHGGDALVLMPTGGGKSLCYQIPALIRKGTGIVVSPLIALMQDQVVALNELGVKAAFLNSSLSANEARTVEQELEAGLIDVLYIAPERLLNERTLSLLSRVSIALFAIDEAHCVSQWGHDFRPEYQQLRLLHELFPNVPRVALTATADKRTRQEIIEQLNLQQANVYLNSFDRPNIFYAITEATQAKQQLWQFIEEHHANDAGIVYCLSRKKVEAIAEWLQEQGRVALPYHAGLSNDLRAKHQQRFLREEGVIIVATIAFGMGIDKPDVRFVAHLNLPKNIEAYYQETGRAGRDGLPANAWMAYGLQDVITLRQFMQDSNAPDMIKRVEQHKLDAMLGLCELITCRRQAILAYFDEEAPEKCGQCDNCQTPPESFDATEIAQKALSCVYRTEQRFGVNYLIDVLLGSDDDRIKHNQHDKLSTYGIGTELNATQWRGIFRQLIATGYLDIDIQRYGALRLTEKCRPVLRGEQTLKLRKQSPKKSTAKASKRQTAVRPQDERLWEALRQLRSDIAKQHGVPPYVIFHDATLLEMCRYRPADMAAMQRISGVGEQKLNHYGHAFLELIQQHPLSELLNNGLSDTINDTLLLLEKGHGIDNIAKQRNLKLSTVYSHLAEGINAGLLDVKDVLDLEDAELNTIVLTIESLGDESQSLKAIYQALDEAYDYGVIRCVLASMY
- a CDS encoding DUF6435 family protein codes for the protein MWSLFKSDPEKKLKKQLAQKREQALTAQRNGDIRLFASLTQESEAILKQLQQVQSDKA
- the rpsT gene encoding 30S ribosomal protein S20; the encoded protein is MANSAQARKRARQAEVHRQRNASQRSAMRTTIKALRKAIAAGDKEQAVAAFKVAAPALDRMAGKGIIHKNTAARGKSRLNNAVRAM
- the proB gene encoding glutamate 5-kinase; this encodes MTEPHQQLLNTKRWVIKIGSALLTRIGEGLDTDRIRWLSAEIAELRRQGKEVVLVTSGSVAAGMQKLGWKRRPHEIHRLQAAASVGQMELVNAYATECGKHGIHTAQILLTHSDLSDRGRHLNARSALQTLLELDILPVVNENDTIATEEIRFGDNDTLAAMTANLVEADVLVILTDQDGLFDSDPRTNPNARMIAASAASNAALDQMAGDSKGELGRGGMTTKLLAARRAARSGAYTVILSGKHPDNLRHLAAGNGVGTLLWPDNKPITARQQWLVGHLIAKGQLVLDDGAVAVLREQGRSLLPVGVTHVEGQFTRGELVICRDVNGKEIARGLANYNADEARLIKGKPSTEIESILGYVGEPELIHRDNLVLTS